AGAATCTTTCCCGATACTCATCCGCCCGGGCGATCATCTCTTTTGTCGGATGCAGACATTGTTCCACAGCATCCCGGATTTGCTTCCCTGAATTGATGTGAACAAAAGCACCGCC
This sequence is a window from Calditrichota bacterium. Protein-coding genes within it:
- a CDS encoding CDP-glycerol glycerophosphotransferase — its product is GGAFVHINSGKQIRDAVEQCLHPTKEMIARADEYRERFFYKLDGKATERFVNKLEELFEEGGHENDPDEK